Sequence from the Persicobacter psychrovividus genome:
AAATGGTCCGTGATATTCCTTGCAAACGGTCGAGCTAATTCTTCCAAACGGACCACTGTTTTCTCTTGATCAATCAACTCCAACAGACTTTTGGCAAAAGCGAACTTATAGGTCGCTGAGTTTTTGCCGAACAAGATCAATGCTCGCCATTGGGATTCTAATGAAGGGTCGTTTTGTTGGAAATGCATGGGGTTTGTTTTTGGGGTAAAGGTAGGGAATTTTTGGGTTCAATAGTCATCAAGACTTTGATTGGACTTACAAAAAGGTTTATCCTTGCTCAATATAGCCTATTTTCATGGTGAAAAGTCATGAAAAATATTCTATTAAAGGACTACTTTGCTTTTGAAATAATTCAACCATCCAAATATTGTTCGTTCAAACGAATTTTTGGTGATACCAACTCAACGGAATATCCATTCCACACTCTCAATCAAAGTTTAATATTTTTTGATAATTGATAAACATGGAACACAAAGCAATTTTAGAATCATTCAAGTCGATCCTTCAAGAGGATGAATTCATTAAAGAACTTTTGGCGAATGGTACGCTCAGGGTAAAAGAAGCCAAAACAAGAATATCCCTTCGTATCAATGAGAAACCTTATTTGGACGCAGTTATCCCTGGTACCTCCAAGAATATGAGAGATTGGATAAATTATCACCAACGAGAAGGTAAGGAAGAGTCCTATGAGCTACCGTTGATTCGGGTGGATCATGATAGTGATAAACAAACGGCCTATTTATACTTTTCGATGCGTGAAGAAATCAAAACAGTAAACCCTGCGATTATCATTGGTAGTGAAAGTAACCATGAGTCTCAACATTGCAAAAAAGTAAATAACAAAGCCCTTGGACAGATGGGCGCGTCGGAGTTTGAAGCTGTTGTAGGGGAGTGGTTAGCTTACTTTAAGGGATTTTTTGGTCATTGATAATGAGACCCAGGGAAAGCGAAATAAATTACGCTTTTACAGGTTTAGTATACCTTATCATCTAAAATTGGTTGGAATAAATACACACTCATCATTTTGGATTTTGAGGATTAAACCACATTTAATTTTTTTTCTGGAATCAGTTTGTTAAATTTTGATAAGAAATTTCAACCTACATTTTTTGACATGAATTTATTTATAAATGTCGGTATGATATATACAAAAAAGAGCTTCCGACAGGAAGAATAAATCGTAAATTAATAAAAACGAAACACAAAATTAACCTAATTATTTTTATAAATACAATGGAGCTAGAATTTATTGGTCAAGGTATTGAACCAGGTATTGGCGATACAACTGGAGATGTATTATTAGAGTCGTTTAAGAAGCCAGGGTTTACATCATTTCGAGCATTTGTTGCTTTTGTTAGTGTCAGCGGAATAACTAATTTATTAGATGAACTGAATGAATTTCGAAAATCAGGAGGAAAAGTTAAGTTGTTCGTAGGCGTAGACCTACATAGCACTTCGAAAGAAGCGCTGGAACTTCTTATGGACGAGGGGATAGAAACAGATATTGTGTATTCTCCGAACAATGTAATTTACCATCCAAAAGTCTATGCATTTGAAGGGCCTGATTATTCTCGAGTATTAGTAGGTTCTTCTAATCTCACCGCAAGAGGGCTGTTTCAAAGCATGGAAGCTACAGTGTGTGTAACTGTAGAAAAGAATAAAGATCGCGAGGGGGATGCATTCATTCAAGAAGTTTATGATCACTACAATAAAATAATTGATGGTAAACACACTTCAGCTAAAGAGCTTTCACCTGAGCTTCTGGATGTACTGGTTGCTAATAAGGTAGTCCTTCCAGAGGGCGAAAATCGAGCAAAGCAGAACAAGATTAATAAAGAATATTCTAAGGTTCCTTCCGGTTCCAATCATGAATTGCTAAAGGCTTTTGGCAAGGTTAAGCTTAGTAGACCACCTAAAGGCTATAAGAAAGTAATTGAGAAAAATGAAGTCGAAGTAGGAGCTAGTGAGAAGGTGTCTATTAATACTGAAGAAATTGAAATTCAAACGAATTCAATGTGGATTGAGACTAGAAAGATGACAGGAGGTTCAATGAACCAACTTGATCTTTCAAAAAAAGGCAAATTAAAAGGTGTACAAATAGATGGAAGTATTAGCTTCTTTGATGTTGACCCTGAGGACCCAAATGATACGGTTAATATAGATTTAGAATTAGGAGGTAAAAACTATAAAGAGAATCCCGTTCAATTTAGAGATGGTAAAAAAGATAATAAGAATTGGAGGATACTACTTAAAGGAATAACTGATAAAGGTCATAAGTTAACCACAATATCCAGAAATAACCTTGGTTATGAAGGAGGGTTTGTAAATAAAATACTTCTATTCACTCGTCTCCAGGGAAACAAATACAAATTAGAAATATTAGACAAAAGTGACATTGAAATCTTGAAAGAGCACTCAACTACTTGGGGCTTTATGGGCAATGAGACTACTGGTAGGGCGTATGGGTTTACCTGATACTGCTTTCTTTGTATATAGGGAGTGTAAACTGAACGCTGTCTCCTAAAATTGTTTCTCTTGGTAGAATTACTCTTTCTACTCAAAGAAGAAATATCAGATTATTTCTTTTGAAAGCCAAGGGTTCAGTACTTTTTAAGAGGTGTGCTGGCTCCATGCAAGGGTAGGCGACGAAGGAGCCTATTTATATACCCTTGTTTGGATGCCTGCTCACCTCTTATTTTTGTATCTGACACTTTGTTTTCTTGGTGATTAGATATCCAATGGCATTCTGTCTCCGAAATGAATTCTTAGCTGCTGGGCGGTTATTGCCCAATTTTGAACCGAAGAGGTCAATTTTTTTGAGATGTTCATATAGGCAAGATATATGAGTTTGAGCAAGGCATCGTCATTCGGGAAGGCGCTCTTGGTCTTGGTGATTTTACGGGCCTGGCGATGAAACCCTTCCAACTGCATTGGTGGTGTAAATCATCTTACGAATATGGCTATCATACTTGAAATAATTGGTCAGTTCGTCCCAATTTCGCTCCCATGATTCAATGACTATCGGATATTTTGCACCCCATTTTCCTTTAAGGTTATTGAGTTCATTTTCAGTCAATTCACTTGTTGTTGCCCTGTAAACTAACTTGAGGTCTTTCATGAACTCTTTTTGGTCTTTGGAGGCCACATACTTGATCGAATTTCGGATCTGGTGAATGATATACTTTTGAATTTCTGTATCGGGGTAAATACTTTGGATTGCTTCCGAAAAGCCCTTTAAATTATCTGTACACGCAATCAAGATATCATTCAACCCTCTGTTTTTCAGATGAGTTAAGACACTTAGACAGAATTTAGCACCCTCTGACTCTGAGATATACATGCCTATCAAGTCCATCTTTCCCTCCTCATCCAATGCAAGAACATTGTAAACCGCACGGCTCGTTACTCGTCCGTCTTCCCCTTTTACTTTGAAATGAATAGCATCCATCCACACGATAGAGTAAACAGGCTTAAGGTCTCTATTCTGCCAAGCTTTAACCTCTGGAAGAACCTTGTCAATAATTGAAGAAAGGGTTTGAGCACTCACCTTTGAATCATACATTTCTTGAATATACTCCGAAATATCTCGAAGGCTCATCCCTTTTGAATATAGTGCAAGGATTTTTGGTGATAGGCTATCTGCAAGAATGGTAGACCGTTTAGGTACAATTACAGGCTCAAAATCGTTGTTCCTGTCCTGCGGAGTAATCAGTTCTATTTCCCCTGCCGATGTTTTTACCATCTTCTTACGCTTACCATTGCGCTTATTTTTCTTGTTTGACTTCTTTTCCGCCTGAAGATGTGTCTCCATTTCAGCTTCCAATGCACTGTCAAGAAACTGTTTTAACAAAGGAGCAAATACGCCTCCTTCTCCTGTCAGAGATTTGCCTGATTTAAGTTGTTTAATCGCCAAATCGCGCATCTCTTCAAAATTGGCGCTTTGCTCGTGTTCTTTGTCTTGGTAATTGTCCATAATGCTGTAAGTTAAAAATTTAACAAATATGGACAGCGTTTATTTTACAGTTTCTGTATATACAAAATTCGGTCAATCTGAAAACACCTAACTGGTAGATATTCAGATATTTTAAGTCAGTAAAAGACAAAAAATAACCCCAAATCTCGTCAAAAATGGCGATTTTTGAGGTATTCTTTTTTAAACTGATTTAAAGATGCCAAATAATTATCATCAAACCTCAATTTTTCCCGAAGAATTTACTTTTTCACCAAGATGGTGGATTTTTAAAGATTCCAAGCTTGGACAAATTCATCAACAACTACCATTTGATCAATTAGCTTCACTTTTACCCGATCCTGAGCATCGGACTGGCCGGCCAGCACATCTTTCCAAGAAGGGAATGATCGCCTTGGTCTTTCTGAGTTCATGCATGAACGGTCTGTCAGACAAACAACTTAGAGAGCGGATAAACACTGATTGGGCTTTGCAGATGTTCTGTTTTCGTCAGTTTGATGATAACTACATGATCAAAGAACACGGCTATGTTTCTCGGGTAAAAAAAGATAGTTGGAGAGCATATTGATTTTGACCTTTTTCAGCAGATGATGCTTGGTTCATGCAAAGATGATCTTGAAAATGTAGGAGCAATTTTAATGGATGCCACTTGTTATGAAGTTAAGATCAAAAATCCGACAAGAGTCAAATTACTCTGGGATACAATATGTTGGGTTCATAATCAAATGAAGTTATGGTGTAAAGCCCTGAAGATTCCTATGCCCCGGAGCCGGTTCAATGATCAGCGAAGAAAACAGTTCAACTATCAGAAAAAGAAGAAAAGATCCCATAAGAAAAATCTCAAACGCAGGCGAAGCTTGGTTTACCTGTTGGAGGAATTATT
This genomic interval carries:
- a CDS encoding phospholipase D family protein is translated as MELEFIGQGIEPGIGDTTGDVLLESFKKPGFTSFRAFVAFVSVSGITNLLDELNEFRKSGGKVKLFVGVDLHSTSKEALELLMDEGIETDIVYSPNNVIYHPKVYAFEGPDYSRVLVGSSNLTARGLFQSMEATVCVTVEKNKDREGDAFIQEVYDHYNKIIDGKHTSAKELSPELLDVLVANKVVLPEGENRAKQNKINKEYSKVPSGSNHELLKAFGKVKLSRPPKGYKKVIEKNEVEVGASEKVSINTEEIEIQTNSMWIETRKMTGGSMNQLDLSKKGKLKGVQIDGSISFFDVDPEDPNDTVNIDLELGGKNYKENPVQFRDGKKDNKNWRILLKGITDKGHKLTTISRNNLGYEGGFVNKILLFTRLQGNKYKLEILDKSDIEILKEHSTTWGFMGNETTGRAYGFT